Proteins co-encoded in one Candidatus Methylomirabilis sp. genomic window:
- the cofD gene encoding 2-phospho-L-lactate transferase encodes MILALAGGIGGSKLLLGLTQVMDPAELTVIVNTADDLILHGLTICPDLDTVTYTLAGVADQERGWGIAGDTFNALSWLGRYGREDWFHLGDRDLATHLHRTALLREGITLTEATDVIRRALSVRVRILPMSNESVSTIVLTDHGPQPFQAYLVRDGARHAVRGVRFEGIEASRPAPGVLEAIETADGIILCPSNPVISIGPILAVPGIREALKATRAPIVAISPVVGGRSLKGPTDKFLAGLGHEVSALAVAQLYQDFLDLFIVDRLDADLLPTIEALPVRMRAAETVMHNLERKIALAKEALSCLASFTT; translated from the coding sequence ATGATCCTCGCCCTGGCAGGAGGGATCGGCGGCTCAAAGCTGCTCCTGGGACTTACGCAGGTAATGGACCCTGCCGAACTTACCGTCATCGTCAACACGGCGGATGACCTGATCCTGCACGGCCTTACCATCTGTCCGGATCTGGATACCGTGACCTATACGCTGGCCGGTGTTGCGGATCAGGAAAGGGGATGGGGAATCGCGGGTGACACCTTCAATGCCCTCAGTTGGCTTGGGCGTTATGGTCGAGAAGACTGGTTCCATCTGGGGGACCGAGACCTGGCCACCCACCTGCACCGGACCGCCTTGTTGAGAGAGGGGATCACCCTCACCGAGGCCACCGACGTCATCAGGCGCGCGCTGTCTGTCCGGGTCCGGATCCTGCCGATGTCGAACGAATCGGTCTCGACGATCGTCCTGACCGACCACGGGCCGCAGCCCTTTCAGGCATACCTCGTTCGCGACGGGGCTCGTCATGCTGTGAGGGGGGTGCGCTTCGAGGGGATTGAGGCATCGCGCCCGGCACCCGGCGTGTTGGAGGCGATCGAGACGGCCGATGGGATCATCCTCTGCCCCAGCAACCCGGTCATCAGCATCGGACCGATCCTGGCCGTCCCAGGTATCCGCGAGGCGCTGAAAGCGACGAGGGCGCCCATCGTAGCGATCAGTCCGGTTGTGGGTGGCCGGTCGCTCAAGGGTCCGACCGACAAGTTCCTGGCCGGCCTCGGGCACGAGGTATCGGCCTTGGCGGTGGCCCAGCTCTATCAGGACTTCCTCGACCTGTTCATCGTCGATCGCCTCGATGCCGATCTGCTTCCCACCATCGAGGCGCTGCCGGTCAGGATGAGAGCGGCTGAGACCGTGATGCACAATCTGGAGCGAAAGATCGCCTTGGCCAAAGAGGCCCTGTCGTGTCTGGCCTCTTTTACCACCTGA
- the cofE gene encoding coenzyme F420-0:L-glutamate ligase yields the protein MGLKQASELNLTGLTGIPEIQTGDDLAALIVEGARRRDLMLQPNDILVVTQKIVSKAEGRVVPLSDVAPSPAASAWAAYLDKDPRLVELILREARRIVRMDRGLILAETRHGFVCANAGIDRSNLPGEETASLLPLDPDGSATAIRDRIRTLCGVDVAILISDTFGRPWREGLTNVAIGVSGLIPLWDYRETTDDFGRNLKATRIAVADELAAAAELIMGKTERIPVVLIRGYQCVRGEGRASMLLRPPEQDLFR from the coding sequence TTGGGATTGAAACAGGCGTCTGAACTGAACCTGACCGGCCTGACCGGCATCCCGGAGATTCAGACGGGCGATGACCTGGCCGCGCTGATCGTTGAGGGGGCGAGAAGGCGTGATCTGATGCTGCAACCGAACGACATCCTGGTCGTGACGCAGAAGATTGTCTCAAAAGCCGAAGGGCGCGTGGTGCCTCTTTCCGACGTGGCGCCCTCGCCGGCTGCCAGCGCCTGGGCCGCTTACCTTGATAAGGACCCGCGTCTGGTTGAGTTGATCCTCAGGGAGGCGCGACGAATCGTGCGGATGGATCGGGGGCTCATCCTCGCTGAGACCCGGCACGGCTTCGTCTGCGCCAATGCGGGGATTGACCGCTCCAATCTCCCTGGCGAGGAGACCGCGTCGTTGCTGCCGCTCGACCCGGACGGCTCGGCCACCGCGATCCGGGATCGAATCCGAACTCTCTGTGGAGTCGATGTCGCGATACTGATCTCTGATACCTTTGGTCGCCCATGGCGCGAAGGGCTGACCAACGTCGCCATTGGGGTCAGCGGCCTGATCCCGCTTTGGGATTATCGCGAGACGACAGATGACTTTGGCAGGAATCTCAAAGCGACACGTATTGCCGTTGCCGATGAGCTGGCAGCCGCGGCAGAGCTGATCATGGGCAAGACCGAGCGAATTCCCGTGGTCCTGATTCGCGGCTACCAATGCGTAAGAGGCGAGGGGCGAGCGTCAATGCTGCTGCGCCCGCCAGAGCAGGATCTATTCAGATAG
- a CDS encoding potassium channel protein: MARLGVAGLFLAAVVIIGIAGYHFLEGYTWLEAFYMTIITISTVGFREVRPLSPAGMIFTIGLLFAGLGVVLYTAGTVTAKIVEGEFQQFFGRKRMEKRIAALAKHYLVCGYGRIGEVVCRELASKPVPFVVIERKEERVRKVEEAGHLLLKGDATDEKALLAAGVMKAKGLFATLPVDADNVFVILTAKDLNPSIFVVARAETERSERTLAHAGADKVISPYAMGGHRMAQAALRPAVVDIIELATHYQSLELQLEEIVVPAGSPCEGVTLRDSGLCQEPGAIVVAIKRASGGMIFNPSTDEKIEAGDHLVALGEAIRLRGLERRVEPSAPR, translated from the coding sequence TTGGCAAGGCTAGGGGTTGCTGGGCTGTTCCTTGCGGCGGTCGTGATCATAGGGATCGCAGGGTATCACTTCCTTGAGGGGTACACATGGCTTGAAGCCTTCTATATGACGATTATCACCATCTCAACGGTGGGGTTTCGCGAGGTAAGACCTTTAAGTCCGGCCGGCATGATCTTCACGATCGGGCTCCTGTTCGCCGGCCTGGGAGTAGTTCTCTACACAGCAGGAACTGTTACCGCAAAAATCGTGGAGGGGGAATTCCAGCAGTTCTTCGGGAGGAAGAGGATGGAGAAGAGAATCGCCGCTTTGGCAAAGCACTATCTTGTATGCGGCTATGGTCGCATCGGGGAGGTGGTCTGCCGCGAGTTGGCGTCAAAGCCTGTTCCATTCGTGGTCATTGAGCGGAAGGAAGAGCGGGTCCGTAAGGTGGAGGAGGCGGGCCACCTGCTACTCAAGGGGGATGCCACCGATGAGAAGGCCCTCCTGGCTGCCGGGGTGATGAAGGCCAAAGGTCTCTTTGCCACCCTGCCGGTTGATGCGGATAATGTCTTTGTGATCCTCACGGCCAAGGATCTCAACCCCTCCATCTTTGTGGTGGCCAGGGCCGAGACAGAGCGGAGCGAAAGGACGCTCGCCCACGCGGGGGCTGACAAGGTGATCTCGCCCTACGCAATGGGGGGACACCGCATGGCCCAGGCGGCCCTCCGTCCTGCCGTAGTGGATATCATCGAGTTGGCCACGCACTATCAAAGCCTGGAGTTGCAGCTTGAGGAAATTGTGGTGCCGGCGGGGTCTCCCTGTGAGGGAGTCACGCTGCGCGACTCCGGGCTGTGCCAGGAGCCGGGTGCGATTGTGGTGGCGATCAAGCGGGCGTCTGGTGGCATGATTTTTAACCCCTCCACAGATGAAAAGATTGAGGCCGGGGATCACCTTGTCGCCTTGGGAGAGGCTATTCGCCTACGGGGGTTAGAGCGGCGGGTGGAACCGAGCGCGCCACGATGA
- a CDS encoding HD domain-containing protein, whose translation MKPASFYGVDELRRNPYLRAVEAVAAAGRLGPLYLVGGYLRDLLLGSFDVAQDRRSRMRRIDLDLVIWGKPEQFGRDLIAALEGSLIRLDPETVRVIIRSEGMIVQLDISRPKGETIEADLVARDFTVNALAVRIDTPAHQPPTSNPLSVIDPSGGLNDLREKRLRALTPSAFERDPLRLIRAVRLAAELGFTVEEATRRWIIERASLLGTVAGERLRDELFRILDTVPAAPWIEHLDTLQLLKGLVPEVEALKSVPASTPHRLPLWEHSLQTLESVELLFTNLEQLFPDEAIWLRERLDREIEAGVTETAILKLLGFLHDIGKPETRSVLANGRVRFLGHEQAGLPILTRLCERLRLGCRAKSLITDIEQHHLRPIHLSSRAPVTVRALYRFFREVGEAAPVVLLHSWADLLATFGGKTEELSRHQVFLREAFRFYRTEFLASRLQPILRGDDLIELFGIAPGPFLGFVLDHLREAQATGLTNSREEALAYAQEHLDSWQQLFGTLPSSQ comes from the coding sequence ATGAAACCGGCATCCTTCTACGGCGTGGATGAGCTTCGGCGCAACCCATATCTTCGGGCTGTCGAGGCGGTCGCGGCCGCCGGCAGGCTAGGCCCCCTGTATCTGGTCGGTGGGTACCTGCGTGATCTCCTGCTTGGTTCCTTCGACGTGGCTCAGGACAGGCGTAGCAGGATGAGGCGGATCGACCTCGATCTGGTGATCTGGGGGAAACCGGAACAATTCGGTCGCGATCTGATCGCCGCGCTGGAAGGCAGCCTCATTCGTCTCGATCCGGAGACGGTTCGAGTCATCATCCGCTCTGAAGGGATGATCGTCCAGCTCGACATCAGTCGGCCGAAGGGCGAGACAATCGAGGCTGATCTGGTAGCTCGCGATTTCACCGTCAATGCCCTTGCCGTACGCATCGACACCCCTGCCCACCAACCCCCAACCTCCAACCCCCTGTCTGTGATCGATCCATCGGGCGGGCTGAACGACCTGAGGGAAAAGCGCCTGCGAGCCCTTACCCCATCGGCATTCGAGCGTGATCCGCTTCGCCTGATCAGGGCAGTCCGCCTGGCTGCAGAGCTTGGCTTCACCGTCGAGGAGGCCACTCGGCGGTGGATCATCGAGCGTGCATCACTCCTCGGGACAGTGGCCGGAGAGCGTTTGCGTGACGAGCTGTTCAGGATTCTCGATACGGTCCCCGCAGCGCCCTGGATCGAGCACCTGGACACCTTGCAGCTTCTGAAGGGACTGGTCCCGGAGGTCGAGGCGCTCAAGTCAGTTCCGGCGAGCACGCCGCATCGTCTGCCCCTCTGGGAACACTCGCTTCAGACGCTTGAGTCTGTCGAGCTGCTGTTCACAAACCTTGAGCAGCTCTTTCCTGACGAGGCGATCTGGTTACGCGAACGGCTTGACCGGGAAATCGAGGCGGGCGTCACCGAGACCGCCATCCTCAAGCTGCTGGGGTTCCTGCACGACATCGGCAAGCCGGAGACCCGGAGCGTGCTAGCGAATGGTCGCGTCCGGTTCCTGGGGCACGAGCAGGCCGGCCTGCCGATCCTCACTCGCCTGTGCGAACGCCTTCGACTGGGTTGCCGGGCGAAGAGCCTCATAACCGACATCGAGCAACATCATCTGCGACCGATCCATCTTTCGAGCAGAGCGCCTGTCACCGTCAGGGCGCTGTATCGTTTCTTTCGAGAAGTGGGTGAGGCTGCTCCCGTTGTGTTGTTACACTCCTGGGCGGATCTGCTGGCAACCTTTGGCGGGAAAACCGAGGAGCTCAGCCGGCATCAGGTCTTCCTGCGTGAGGCGTTCCGATTTTACAGAACCGAGTTTCTGGCAAGCCGGCTACAGCCCATCCTACGGGGCGACGATCTGATCGAACTGTTCGGCATTGCGCCAGGCCCTTTCCTGGGATTCGTGCTTGATCATCTGCGGGAGGCTCAGGCAACGGGGCTCACCAACAGCCGCGAAGAGGCCCTGGCCTATGCCCAGGAGCATCTTGACTCGTGGCAGCAGTTGTTTGGAACGCTGCCCTCTTCACAGTAG
- the cysE gene encoding serine O-acetyltransferase: MFTTLKRDIRAALDRDPAARTALEVLVCYPGLHALYFHRLAHWFWNGNLKTLGRFIAHVGRFLTGIEIHPGASLGLGLFIDHGIGVVIGETCQIGENVTIYQGVTLGGTSLEKKKRHPTIGNGVVIGAGATILGPIKVGDNSRIGSGSVVVKEIPPNSLVVGVPGQVIYRDGKRVPQTIDLEMTDMPDPAEKVIRCVLERLQELEKEVEILKKELPSSPAAYAPPSRYYSPRND; encoded by the coding sequence GTGTTCACCACACTCAAACGAGACATCCGAGCAGCCCTTGACCGAGATCCGGCGGCACGCACCGCGCTGGAGGTCCTCGTATGCTATCCCGGCCTGCACGCCCTCTACTTTCATCGTCTCGCGCATTGGTTCTGGAACGGCAATCTGAAGACCCTCGGCCGCTTCATCGCGCATGTGGGCCGATTCCTGACCGGGATTGAAATCCATCCTGGCGCGAGTCTCGGGCTGGGTCTCTTCATCGACCATGGCATCGGGGTCGTCATCGGCGAGACCTGTCAGATCGGTGAGAATGTGACCATCTATCAGGGCGTGACGCTGGGCGGCACCAGCCTGGAGAAAAAGAAGCGCCATCCGACGATCGGCAACGGCGTCGTGATCGGTGCGGGCGCCACAATCCTTGGGCCCATCAAGGTGGGAGACAACAGTCGTATCGGTTCAGGATCCGTGGTAGTGAAGGAGATTCCTCCGAACTCGCTCGTGGTGGGCGTGCCTGGCCAGGTCATCTATCGCGATGGCAAACGGGTCCCTCAGACAATCGATTTGGAGATGACTGATATGCCGGACCCTGCTGAAAAGGTGATCCGGTGCGTCCTGGAACGTCTACAGGAGTTGGAAAAGGAAGTCGAGATCCTCAAAAAGGAGTTGCCGTCTTCCCCTGCTGCCTATGCGCCTCCCTCAAGATACTATTCCCCGCGAAACGACTAG
- a CDS encoding DJ-1/PfpI family protein gives MAVKKILMLVGDFVEDYEAMVPFQMLTMVGHTVHTVCPGKKAGDTVRTAVHDFEGDQTYSEKRGHNFALNATFAKIRPKNYDALVIPGGRSPEYLRLDEKVLDLVRHFAKENKPIASICHGQQLLTAAGVVEGRRCTSYPAVKPELIRAGAKWEEVNATFSNAYVDGNLVTAAAWPGHPEWMRKFLDVLGSKIEP, from the coding sequence ATGGCGGTAAAAAAGATTCTGATGCTCGTGGGAGATTTTGTTGAGGACTACGAGGCGATGGTCCCCTTTCAGATGTTGACCATGGTCGGGCATACGGTGCATACGGTCTGTCCCGGCAAGAAGGCCGGCGACACTGTGCGGACAGCCGTTCACGACTTCGAGGGAGACCAGACATACAGCGAGAAGCGGGGTCACAACTTTGCCCTCAACGCCACCTTCGCCAAGATCAGACCCAAGAATTACGACGCCCTGGTCATTCCGGGAGGACGCTCTCCGGAGTACCTTCGCCTGGACGAGAAGGTGCTTGATCTTGTGCGCCACTTTGCGAAGGAAAACAAACCGATTGCCTCCATTTGTCATGGACAGCAACTCTTGACGGCGGCCGGCGTTGTAGAGGGCAGGCGCTGTACCTCCTATCCGGCCGTGAAGCCCGAATTGATCCGGGCCGGCGCCAAGTGGGAAGAGGTGAATGCCACCTTCTCCAATGCGTATGTGGATGGCAACTTGGTCACTGCCGCAGCCTGGCCCGGCCATCCCGAATGGATGCGCAAGTTCCTGGACGTGTTAGGCTCCAAGATCGAGCCCTGA
- a CDS encoding endonuclease III: MNRIAKIHAALERHYGSKTPRRASSNPLDDLILTILSQKTGDMNSRGAFRMLRQILPTWEQVHRAPESALAEAIGSAGLANDKAARIKVILSQIHHAQGHFDLTFLRDVSVEEATAFLGRLNGIGPKTVARILLVSLGKPVFPVDTRICRVVRRLGLVSPTLTPKKVQASLQLIVPSPIFSSMYVNLEQLGQKTCKTHTPLCDDCPLSRLCPSVR, from the coding sequence ATGAATCGGATAGCCAAGATTCACGCGGCTCTGGAACGCCATTACGGCTCCAAGACGCCACGCAGGGCTTCAAGCAATCCACTCGACGACCTGATCCTTACCATCCTTTCCCAAAAGACAGGCGACATGAACAGTCGCGGGGCCTTCCGGATGCTCCGTCAGATATTGCCTACGTGGGAACAGGTACACCGAGCCCCGGAGAGTGCGCTGGCTGAGGCGATCGGCTCCGCAGGCCTTGCTAACGACAAGGCCGCGCGTATCAAAGTGATCCTGAGCCAAATCCACCACGCCCAAGGCCACTTCGATCTCACCTTCCTCCGGGACGTAAGCGTCGAGGAGGCAACGGCTTTCCTTGGCCGTCTCAACGGGATCGGCCCCAAGACAGTCGCGCGTATTTTGCTCGTGTCGCTTGGGAAACCTGTGTTCCCCGTCGATACCCGGATCTGCCGCGTCGTACGCCGTCTCGGCTTGGTGAGCCCGACGCTGACCCCTAAAAAGGTCCAGGCCTCTCTTCAGTTGATAGTGCCGTCCCCCATCTTCTCCTCCATGTACGTGAACCTGGAGCAGCTTGGCCAAAAAACCTGCAAGACGCATACCCCCCTGTGCGACGACTGTCCCCTCTCCAGGCTCTGCCCCTCTGTCCGATGA
- a CDS encoding DUF1858 domain-containing protein, translated as MRITAEMKIDNVVRQYPETVQVFNRYGVACMGCSAAEYDNIATSAQVHGVNLDQLLRELNETVIIRN; from the coding sequence ATGAGGATCACCGCAGAGATGAAGATCGACAATGTGGTGCGACAGTACCCGGAGACTGTCCAGGTGTTTAACCGTTACGGCGTTGCCTGCATGGGGTGCTCTGCGGCTGAATACGACAATATCGCCACCAGTGCCCAGGTCCACGGCGTCAATCTGGATCAACTTCTGCGCGAGTTGAACGAGACCGTGATCATCCGAAACTAA
- the npdG gene encoding NADPH-dependent F420 reductase, translating to MKIAILGGTGREGAGLALRWGAAGEEVIIGSRDERRAVAAAKRLNLLLGRVAIHGMLNRQAATEADVVVLTVPYAAHLTILIEVKDALCGKLLIDTTVPLEPEALQRLVPAHKGSALEEAQECLGPSVKVVAAFQNIAFHLLKELEKAIDCDVLVCGDDPHARHLAVLLVAKAGLRAIDAGPARHARTVEGLTPLLIGLKRRYKATDVGIRITGLPEREP from the coding sequence GTGAAGATCGCGATCCTCGGAGGGACGGGGCGAGAGGGAGCGGGGCTTGCCTTGCGTTGGGGTGCTGCCGGCGAGGAGGTCATCATCGGATCGAGGGATGAAAGACGAGCAGTCGCGGCGGCGAAGCGCCTGAACCTGCTGCTGGGAAGGGTCGCTATCCATGGAATGCTCAATCGACAAGCTGCGACGGAGGCGGACGTCGTGGTCTTGACGGTCCCCTACGCCGCGCACCTCACCATACTGATAGAGGTCAAGGATGCGCTCTGCGGTAAACTTCTGATCGATACCACTGTTCCGCTTGAGCCCGAGGCGCTCCAGCGGCTGGTTCCGGCGCATAAGGGCTCTGCTCTGGAGGAGGCGCAGGAGTGTCTGGGGCCGAGCGTGAAGGTGGTGGCGGCCTTCCAGAATATCGCCTTTCACCTGCTGAAGGAGTTGGAGAAGGCCATCGACTGCGATGTCTTGGTGTGCGGGGATGATCCTCATGCGAGGCATCTCGCCGTCCTGTTGGTGGCAAAGGCCGGTCTGCGCGCCATTGATGCCGGCCCCGCGCGGCATGCCAGGACCGTGGAGGGACTGACCCCACTGCTCATAGGGTTAAAGCGACGCTACAAGGCCACGGACGTGGGGATCAGGATCACCGGCCTCCCGGAGCGCGAGCCATGA
- a CDS encoding SHOCT domain-containing protein — MMMRWEEMGHDSWFWGWGILWMVMLTAFWLLILLALVLTVRWLWQAGSGIRSVQRPEESAIEILKKRYARGEIGKEEFEAKKRDLL; from the coding sequence ATGATGATGCGGTGGGAGGAAATGGGCCATGACTCCTGGTTCTGGGGATGGGGCATCCTCTGGATGGTCATGCTGACGGCCTTCTGGCTGCTCATCCTGTTGGCGCTGGTGCTCACGGTTCGCTGGCTCTGGCAGGCCGGTTCCGGGATCCGCTCCGTCCAGCGTCCGGAGGAGTCGGCTATAGAGATCCTCAAGAAGCGGTATGCCCGAGGCGAGATCGGGAAGGAAGAGTTCGAGGCCAAGAAGCGCGATTTGCTGTGA
- a CDS encoding phosphatase PAP2 family protein — protein MQSRLQDRSRPPEPLARLFDSKVLGYAAALFVVVPFLVLYIDGSVATFIPSVQSEWGWKVASAITIMGSGLTDAAIAGALLVVGLKAGRPREAVVGRLGLLAVIVGSLSAQILKNLFCRSRPLAEKSGQFFVDFPCLGKGSGFISFPSGHSVTAFALAFVLSRAYPRYAFLFYGLAGLVALSRVYLARHFPSDVVAGAAIGLLAGWITCRFSVFSPVHGRT, from the coding sequence ATGCAGTCAAGGTTGCAAGATCGCTCGAGACCTCCCGAGCCTCTCGCTCGATTGTTCGACAGCAAGGTGTTGGGTTATGCCGCCGCGTTATTTGTTGTAGTGCCTTTCCTTGTGTTGTATATCGACGGGTCGGTAGCGACCTTCATCCCGTCGGTGCAGAGTGAATGGGGGTGGAAGGTAGCGAGTGCAATTACGATTATGGGATCCGGCCTGACGGACGCCGCTATTGCCGGCGCCCTCTTGGTTGTCGGCCTGAAGGCCGGAAGGCCTCGAGAGGCTGTCGTGGGTAGACTCGGATTGCTTGCGGTGATCGTCGGGAGTCTTTCTGCCCAGATCTTAAAAAACCTGTTTTGTCGGTCCCGTCCTCTGGCTGAAAAGTCGGGCCAGTTTTTCGTAGATTTTCCTTGTCTGGGGAAGGGCTCCGGCTTCATTTCTTTCCCTTCCGGCCATTCGGTAACCGCCTTTGCCCTGGCATTTGTCCTCTCCCGCGCCTATCCCAGGTATGCGTTCCTCTTCTATGGACTGGCCGGCCTGGTCGCCCTCTCCAGGGTCTATCTCGCCAGGCATTTTCCTTCTGATGTTGTGGCCGGGGCCGCTATCGGGCTTCTGGCAGGTTGGATCACCTGTCGGTTTTCGGTTTTTTCCCCTGTGCATGGGCGTACCTGA
- the cofC gene encoding 2-phospho-L-lactate guanylyltransferase has product MSGLFYHLNRQMLVAVIPVKELSRGKARLKPLLSAQERHLLCKTMLEDVLAVVTTSPLLDRVLVITSDAEAAVCARQYGAEIIGEVRQVRQSRSVEAAAAICRESGAEAMLTIPLDVPRIRANDLDRIVEHGSVPRGIVLVPSRNALGTNALLARPPEAIPFRFGYDSFQAHRREAEAKGLPCAVCELPNLGLDIDEVDDLRCFIAQPGKTRTDRLLHRLGIGERLGIETGV; this is encoded by the coding sequence GTGTCTGGCCTCTTTTACCACCTGAACAGGCAGATGCTCGTCGCCGTCATCCCGGTCAAGGAACTTTCCCGAGGCAAGGCGCGGCTGAAGCCGTTGCTCTCGGCCCAGGAGCGACACCTCCTCTGCAAGACGATGCTTGAGGATGTGCTGGCCGTCGTGACCACCTCACCGCTGCTTGATCGTGTGCTGGTCATTACGTCGGACGCCGAGGCCGCTGTATGTGCTCGGCAGTACGGCGCTGAAATTATAGGAGAGGTGCGGCAGGTCAGGCAGAGTAGATCGGTAGAGGCTGCCGCCGCTATCTGCCGTGAGAGTGGGGCCGAGGCGATGTTGACCATCCCGCTTGATGTCCCGCGAATCAGGGCCAACGATCTCGATCGAATCGTGGAACACGGGTCCGTACCCAGGGGGATCGTGCTCGTGCCGTCCCGCAACGCGCTTGGAACCAATGCCTTGCTCGCTCGGCCACCCGAGGCGATCCCCTTCCGCTTCGGCTACGACAGCTTCCAGGCCCATCGGCGGGAGGCCGAGGCAAAGGGTCTGCCATGCGCGGTCTGCGAGCTTCCCAACCTTGGGCTGGACATTGACGAGGTTGACGATCTCCGATGCTTCATCGCGCAACCGGGTAAGACCCGGACGGATAGGCTCCTGCATCGGCTTGGGATAGGTGAGAGGCTTGGGATTGAAACAGGCGTCTGA
- the pfp gene encoding diphosphate--fructose-6-phosphate 1-phosphotransferase, with the protein MKTLGMLVGGGPAPGINGVIAAATIEARNRGMRVLGFYDGFKWLVRGDTSHVMELEIDEVSRIHFEGGSILRTSRENPTKSPDRLRNVVEALDKLGVSCLLTIGGDDTAFAAYRLSEVMKDRVALAHVPKTIDNDLPLPQEVATFGFTTACNLGKDIVQNLMEDAVTTNRWYFVTVMGRRAGHLALGIGGAAGATLTVIGEEFPEPTVPLQALVDILEGAIIKRRASGKGHGLAILSEGLADKLDPTDFGSVERDSYGNVRLSELVLGRVLKERVTESLRGRGIDVTIVAKDLGYELRCAPPGALDIQYCRSLGYWATRFLLDGQTEAMVTIQGGKMVPIPFREMLDLRTGKIRVRYVDIDSESYQTLRAYMIRLEAQDFETPGQVETLAHGGHLEQTEFVSRFGYLGNRRS; encoded by the coding sequence ATGAAAACGCTTGGTATGTTGGTCGGAGGCGGCCCCGCGCCAGGCATTAATGGCGTGATCGCTGCTGCAACCATAGAGGCGCGTAACCGTGGGATGCGTGTCCTCGGCTTCTACGATGGGTTCAAGTGGCTTGTGCGAGGCGATACAAGCCACGTGATGGAACTCGAAATCGACGAGGTGTCCCGGATCCATTTCGAAGGGGGTTCTATCCTTCGGACGTCCAGGGAGAATCCGACTAAATCCCCGGATAGGCTCCGTAATGTGGTCGAGGCGCTTGATAAACTGGGAGTATCATGCCTGTTGACGATCGGGGGCGATGACACCGCCTTTGCGGCCTATCGGCTGTCGGAGGTCATGAAGGATCGGGTCGCCCTCGCGCATGTGCCGAAAACGATCGACAACGATCTCCCGCTTCCGCAGGAGGTGGCGACGTTTGGTTTTACGACGGCCTGCAACCTGGGCAAAGACATCGTCCAGAACCTGATGGAGGACGCGGTGACGACGAACCGGTGGTACTTCGTCACAGTGATGGGCCGACGGGCAGGTCATCTGGCGCTCGGCATCGGTGGCGCTGCCGGCGCCACCTTAACGGTGATCGGAGAGGAGTTTCCAGAACCGACGGTCCCCCTTCAGGCGCTTGTTGACATTCTGGAAGGAGCAATCATCAAGCGGCGCGCCTCAGGAAAGGGGCATGGCTTGGCAATTCTCAGCGAAGGGCTGGCCGATAAACTTGATCCTACCGATTTCGGCTCGGTTGAACGGGATAGTTATGGGAATGTCCGCCTCTCGGAGCTTGTATTAGGACGAGTGCTGAAAGAGCGAGTGACTGAAAGCCTTCGGGGGCGAGGTATCGATGTCACGATCGTCGCCAAGGATCTTGGCTATGAACTCCGCTGCGCTCCACCCGGCGCACTGGATATCCAGTATTGTCGCAGTCTTGGCTATTGGGCTACCCGTTTTCTGTTGGATGGTCAGACGGAGGCCATGGTGACCATCCAGGGGGGGAAGATGGTCCCGATCCCGTTTCGGGAGATGTTGGATCTTCGGACGGGGAAGATCCGTGTCCGTTACGTCGATATCGACTCCGAGTCGTATCAGACGCTCCGGGCCTATATGATTCGCCTGGAAGCTCAGGATTTTGAGACGCCAGGCCAGGTTGAGACGCTCGCGCATGGCGGACACCTTGAGCAGACTGAATTCGTGAGCCGGTTTGGATATCTCGGCAATCGACGATCTTAG